One genomic region from Campylobacter sp. RM5004 encodes:
- a CDS encoding MarR family transcriptional regulator yields the protein MNSSLFLMGRIKELANEMILNELNKRAEFDLSFSHADILNMLFDENEYCMVQIAQQIHRSKATVSSLIDKLELNGYVIKRQSEEDSRMYLIKATKKALDLRVIFEEVSNIVFSKLLKDFSKAEALLIEELLEKMLKNIKD from the coding sequence ATGAACTCAAGCTTATTTTTAATGGGTAGGATAAAAGAACTTGCAAATGAAATGATTTTAAATGAGCTTAACAAAAGAGCCGAGTTTGATTTGTCATTTTCGCATGCTGATATTTTAAATATGCTTTTTGATGAAAATGAGTATTGTATGGTTCAAATTGCTCAACAAATCCATAGAAGCAAAGCCACTGTAAGTTCATTAATTGATAAATTAGAGCTAAATGGTTATGTTATAAAAAGACAAAGTGAAGAAGATAGTAGAATGTATTTAATTAAAGCTACCAAAAAAGCTTTGGATTTAAGAGTAATTTTTGAAGAAGTTTCTAATATAGTTTTTTCTAAATTATTAAAAGATTTTTCAAAAGCTGAAGCTTTATTAATAGAAGAATTATTAGAAAAAATGCTAAAAAATATAAAAGATTAA
- a CDS encoding cupin domain-containing protein, protein MNKNFSIESLGEFSSISRVDLKDKLEFTSCEISINTLLANTNVPFIHYHKSNEEIYIILNGNGEIKLDNELISIKKGDIIRVAPSVRRQIFAKSDLNYICIQAKENSLTQYTFTDGVIE, encoded by the coding sequence ATGAACAAAAATTTTAGCATTGAGAGTTTAGGTGAGTTTTCAAGTATTAGCAGAGTTGATTTAAAAGATAAGCTTGAATTTACTTCTTGTGAGATAAGTATTAACACACTTTTGGCAAATACAAATGTGCCTTTTATACATTATCATAAAAGCAATGAAGAAATATATATTATATTAAATGGAAATGGGGAAATAAAGTTAGATAATGAACTAATTTCAATTAAAAAAGGCGATATAATTAGAGTTGCTCCTAGTGTTAGAAGGCAGATTTTTGCTAAAAGTGATTTAAATTATATCTGTATTCAAGCTAAGGAAAATTCTTTAACTCAATATACATTTACAGATGGTGTGATTGAATAA